DNA sequence from the Sinorhizobium alkalisoli genome:
CGATCCACGATGGTCAACATCTCCTTCGGCACAGCCTTCGTGGCTGGAAGGAATCTCGTTCCGCTTCCGGCCACGGGGATCACTGCTTTCCTGACGGTCCTGATACGGTCCATGGTATCATCCTTTGCTCGTATGGGGGGCTTTGCCCAAGGGGGATCGTTCGGCCGCCGCCGTCATGGCGGCGGGATGCTTCGGCCGCGCCGTCAGGCGGCGCAGCCGGGCGGCGATCGGCATGCTTAGATGCCGAAGCGCAAGCGGGTCGGCGAGCGCGGTCCTCAGCGCACCGGCCAACGATTTCTTCTTCAATTGATCGACGAGGACAAGAAACGAACGCGCCTGGCGGAAGCCGCGTTTGCGCTTGCGCTGCATCCGTTGGGAGAGGGGATCGAGCGCGTAGCGGCTGAGGAAGAGTTCGTCGGCGGCCATCATCGCGTCGATATGCTCGACCCTCAAGACGCGCGAGATCGAACCTTCGCGGATATGATAGGCGTAGCCGGCGGAGGGTTCCACGGCGCAGCGCCCGCCGCAGGCAAGCGCGGAGGCGAGTAAGACATAGTCTTCGCCGATGCGCAGCGTCTCGTCGAATCGCAGGCTATGCGCCTCGAGAAACCTGCGCTCGAAGACCGGCTTCATATAGCCGAAATTGTGTTCCGAGCGGAAAATCACATTCGACTCGATGAAGGCGGGGAGCGTCAGTTCCCCGAGTTCCGCAAGCGCCGCTTCCGGGAACATTCTGACGCTGCCGCCATCGAGTGAGACCACATCGAGATTGTCGACCACGACCTGCGCCCCGGCGGCCTCGGCGCGGTCGACCATTCGCCTCAGCCGCAGCGGCTCCACCGTGTCGTCTGCATCGAGAATGGCGATCCACCGGCCGCGCGCCGCGGCCAGACCGGCATTGCGTGCACCGCCAGGTCCACGGTTGCGCTCAAGCGCGATCAGCCGTAGCCGAGGGTGCTGCATCGCTGCGACGACGGCAGCGGTCTTGTCGGACGAGCAATCGTCGACAACGATCACCTCGATAGAGACGCCCTCCTGGGCAAGGGCGCTGTCGATGGCGCGCCTGATCGTGTCGGCGGCGTTGAAGGCGGCGATGACGAAGGTCACGTCCGGGCTGAAGGCGAGGCTCGCTTTGTTCATCGCGACGGCGCCTCCCGAGCCCCATACTGCTCGATTGCTTCATGCCCGAGAAGGCCGCTCACGACGCCGGCATGGAGAAGGGCGCGCACGGCGTAGCGATAGCGCGGGACCGGTGCTGGAAAGGTGGCGACAGCTGCCAGCACGCAATAGGTGAATTTCGCGGCTGCAAGCGCCAGATGGCGAAGTTGACCGAGACCATGCGCGCTTTCGGCGAGCAGCCGGCCGTGCGTCTGTCCGGAGCGGAAGCGCCGTTTCGCGAGCCAGGAGAGCGAGGCTCGCGCTTCGGGAACCGGCTCGTGGACCCAAGCCTCCGGCGCAAAGGCTATTCTTCCGCCAGAGCGGTGCATGCCGGTGAAGAAATCCGTGTCTTCGCCGCCGCTTCTGCCGAGCGCAAGCTTGAAACGACGGCCTTCGAGCG
Encoded proteins:
- a CDS encoding glycosyltransferase family 2 protein, encoding MNKASLAFSPDVTFVIAAFNAADTIRRAIDSALAQEGVSIEVIVVDDCSSDKTAAVVAAMQHPRLRLIALERNRGPGGARNAGLAAARGRWIAILDADDTVEPLRLRRMVDRAEAAGAQVVVDNLDVVSLDGGSVRMFPEAALAELGELTLPAFIESNVIFRSEHNFGYMKPVFERRFLEAHSLRFDETLRIGEDYVLLASALACGGRCAVEPSAGYAYHIREGSISRVLRVEHIDAMMAADELFLSRYALDPLSQRMQRKRKRGFRQARSFLVLVDQLKKKSLAGALRTALADPLALRHLSMPIAARLRRLTARPKHPAAMTAAAERSPLGKAPHTSKG